The Argopecten irradians isolate NY chromosome 6, Ai_NY, whole genome shotgun sequence genome has a window encoding:
- the LOC138325827 gene encoding WD repeat-containing protein 18-like: MTTCSEVLLTSEASGQMWNVCVWDFQSSTSLLTYKGGTSVPHGLTILNNDFIISALNTKPILNIWPLHKRDNQNMKMVCPGRVTALDVTPNGEYCIAAVSEKIHIWQVCTGHLLAVLGRHYQCITCLRCCDDGSYFVSGGDDNMVIAWSLGRVLSETGEHSNRRAPVHVWSQHSLPITDIHIGYGGSRARVVSSSLDQSCRLWDLASGEMLCCIVFDISITSTVMNLTESLLFAGGSNGQIYSYNLFERPIRTERHIQSDTEDPNTSIYHGHSKQVTCLSLSLDGSQLVSGSHDFDVRVWDVYSGQCVKTIPHKGAITNVRLIPTPPGVISETKRPVLPMQPFERHLYCPQKGADSGEDNSSDTLNLFINQFEKVGQSSNRTNMYTDSLLLSRATTEEDASFTQGMCIAEMKDEIEQLRSENKRLYNFAVDEILQERNKPS; the protein is encoded by the exons ATGACAACTTGCAGTGAG gTATTACTTACAAGTGAGGCGTCAGGCCAGATGTGGAATGTATGTGTGTGGGACTTCCAATCCTCTACCAGTCTGCTCACCTATAAAGGAGGTACTTCTGTACCACACGGCCTTACCATCCTCAACAATGACTTCATTATCTCAGCTCTCAACACCAAACCCATCCTCAACATCTGGCCTCTTCACAAAAGG GACAATCAGAATATGAAAATGGTTTGTCCTGGTAGAGTTACTGCCCTTGATGTAACACCTAATGGAGAGTACTGTATTGCAGCAGTGTCGGAGAAAATTCACATCTGGCAG gtttgtACGGGCCATCTACTGGCCGTTTTAGGCAGACATTACCAGTGTATTACCTGTCTGCGTTGCTGTGACGATGGATCTTACTTTGTATCGGGAGGTGATGACAATATGGTCATCGCCTGGTCACTCGGCAG AGTGTTGTCAGAGACTGGAGAACACAGTAACAGACGAGCTCCTGTTCATGTGTGGTCCCAACACTCCCTGCCAATAACAGATATACACATAGGCTACGGAGGTAGTCGTGCTAGAGTTGTCTCCTCTTCATTGGACCAGTCGTGTCGT TTATGGGACCTAGCATCAGGGGAGATGCTTTGCTGTATCGTGTTTGATATCAGTATAACCTCTACAGTTATGAACCTCACAGAGAGCCTGTTGTTTGCTGGGGGATCAAATGGACAAATTTACTCCTATAATCTGTTTGAAAGG CCCATAAGAACAGAGAGACACATACAAAGTGATACAGAGGACCCAAATACTTCTATCTACCATGGCCACAG TAAGCAGGTGACGTGTCTGTCACTCTCATTGGATGGGAGTCAGCTGGTATCCGGGTCACATGACTTTGATGTCAGAGTATGGGATGTGTACAGTGGACAGTGTGTGAAGACCATACCACATAAAG GTGCTATTACAAATGTCAGACTGATACCAACTCCCCCTGGTGTGATATCCGAGACTAAACGCCCGGTACTGCCAATGCAGCCATTTGAGCGGCATCTGTACTGTCCACAGAAAGGTGCAGATTCAGGGGAAGATAACTCATCAGATACACTCAACCTTTTTATCAACCAGTTTGAAAAG GTGGGGCAGTCTTCCAATAGAACTAACATGTACACAGATTCATTACTGCTGTCAAGG GCCACCACAGAAGAGGATGCATCATTCACACAAGGAATGTGTATAGCAGAGATGAAAGATGAAATTGAGCAGTTAAGATCAGAAAACAAAAGACTTTACAATTTTGCTGTTGATGAAATATTACAAGAAAGAAATAAACCATCCTGA
- the LOC138325828 gene encoding uncharacterized protein — translation MDTLCEHLLPFIRNSLSDNISHINHHLRYDHGETLFKMSKFLFHIQFSDQERFLHEHEVYEMMRSRSLYQVQFDLKHRLRKRIRSLEQAEKMQISSFQKQRNVFLTKMQEKVAQRNKMSDEKSPLLISGFKRQEQTIEGMDDPKTGADTHVPKPTKSAPSRIMSKELPRSRPVTKEQSSARLVAKETTLTSVKEEPRENGDVKPTSAKIELSYKGRSLPGCKSGYRRSRTMFSDDVTYIDTSSFLSKEHEEEIHETDRGTVSKAFITRENTKTSTPKMTVKPRRVTMPNIRPKQTSRGESAFFDEDDNISEISDTAFQRLAGKYNTSKSLTSLSITVPTPDLKSLSTYEMGMTTPKGQLILSREEYEDYLDKFREVKSKRLKLIRRESENLDQKVKRFQSLKKT, via the coding sequence ATGGACACGCTTTGTGAGCATTTGCTACCTTTCATAAGAAACAGTTTGTCGGATAATATTTCTCACATTAATCATCATTTAAGATACGACCACGGTGAAACTTTATTCAAAATGTCGAAGTTCTTGTTCCATATCCAGTTTTCGGATCAGGAGCGATTTTTACATGAACACGAAGTTTATGAAATGATGAGATCTAGAAGTCTGTATCAGGTTCAATTTGACTTAAAGCACAGACTTCGCAAACGGATACGGTCTTTGGAGCAGGCCGAAAAGATGCAGATTTCATCTTTTCAAAAACAAAGGAATGTTTTCTTGACAAAAATGCAAGAAAAGGTTGCTCAACGAAATAAGATGTCCGATGAAAAATCTCCTTTGTTGATTAGTGGGTTCAAAAGACAGGAGCAGACGATCGAAGGAATGGACGATCCTAAAACTGGGGCGGATACACATGTTCCTAAACCCACAAAAAGTGCTCCCTCAAGGATAATGTCAAAGGAATTACCACGAAGTAGACCGGTTACCAAGGAACAATCAAGTGCACGTTTGGTTGCTAAGGAAACAACCTTGACCTCTGTTAAAGAAGAACCTCGCGAGAATGGGGATGTCAAGCCAACGAGTGCCAAGATTGAACTTTCGTACAAAGGTAGGTCACTTCCAGGATGTAAAAGTGGCTATCGGAGGTCAAGAACGATGTTTAGTGATGACGTCACATACATTGATACGTCATCCTTTTTATCAAAGGAGCATGAAGAGGAAATACATGAAACTGACAGAGGGACAGTGTCAAAAGCATTTATAACCAGGGAAAATACAAAAACTAGCACTCCTAAGATGACCGTAAAGCCACGCAGAGTAACAATGCCAAATATTCGTCCGAAACAGACGTCTCGGGGTGAATCGGCATTTTTCGATGAAGATGacaatatttcagaaatttCTGATACAGCATTCCAAAGATTGGCAGGAAAATACAATACGTCCAAGTCTCTTACTTCATTGTCCATCACTGTACCTACTCCGGACCTGAAATCACTGTCCACTTACGAAATGGGAATGACCACCCCGAAAGGTCAGCTAATTCTGTCGAGGGAGGAGTATGAGGATTATCTGGACAAATTTAGGGAAGTCAAATCCAAACGTCTTAAACTGATACGTAGGGAAAGTGAAAACTTAGATCAGAAAGTTAAACGTTTTCAATCTCTGAAGAAAACTTGA